The following coding sequences lie in one Arachis ipaensis cultivar K30076 chromosome B05, Araip1.1, whole genome shotgun sequence genomic window:
- the LOC107643754 gene encoding uncharacterized protein LOC107643754 yields MKKRSPPVATASPLLSYSAAVQPHPAVLPWSPLLLQGKGRGPKLHVRGRRVDAVRRAASLELAVELLRSAVPSIEPEPASPSFIRVLPPPLQGSVVAADVAERRRATTTRSCVPRHCRHRSTATTARVPPPSFQCCRSCPLFPSSFCPASPALKSASTTVKLCWSWCCFWMFGVEACPVLSLLMVLAAAGASAAIKAAWIRNIGFTAFKFFNYG; encoded by the coding sequence aTGAAGAAGAGAAGCCCGCCAGTTGCCACCGCGTCGCCATTACTGAGCTACAGCGCCGCCGTCCAGCCTCATCCCGCCGTGTTACCATGGTCACCGTTGCTGTTGCAAGGAAAGGGGAGAGGGCCGAAGCTGCACGTCCGAGGGAGAAGGGTGGATGCTGTTCGCCGTGCCGCCTCCCTGGAGCTCGCCGTCGAGCTGCTTCGCAGCGCCGTCCCGTCCATAGAGCCAGAGCCCGCGTCGCCGTCGTTCATTCGCGTTCTGCCGCCGCCGCTTCAAGGGTCTGTCGTCGCTGCTGACGTCGCCGAAAGGAGGAGAGCGACCACCACGAGGAGCTGTGTTCCACGCCACTGTCGCCATCGATCCACGGCCACCACCGCGAGGGTTCCGCCGCCGTCGTTCCAATGCTGCCGTTCATGCCCTCTGTTCCCTTCATCGTTCTGTCCAGCATCACCAGCACTGAAGTCAGCTTCTACCACCGTCAAGCTTTGTTGGAGCTGGTGCTGTTTTTGGATGTTTGGAGTGGAGGCTTGCCCAGTTCTGTCTCTGCTCATGGTTCTCGCAGCTGCCGGAGCCTCCGCCGCCATCAAAGCTGCGTGGATTCGTAATATTGGGTTTACCGCATTTAAATTCTTCAATTACGGCTAA